From the genome of Chania multitudinisentens RB-25, one region includes:
- a CDS encoding helix-turn-helix domain-containing protein: MKVSGLQRKENIINNIEYIIKSRGETKLSFANRTGVTRATLYKILEGKVNNVQHSTVTRIADFFGVPCDIIENSDLENIELIEKTLSPEGDKNPAAIPVIPQSEIMLCFEHRIGSLVTQYPVTWYFGDVSNMIALRVEKNMNNIFFPGDILIIRRKVFPSSKQIALFYSKEKGIYFKQNNQAVNEMPQAGERLLGAVIEERIQSN, from the coding sequence ATGAAGGTGTCGGGGTTACAAAGAAAAGAGAATATAATCAATAATATAGAATATATCATCAAAAGCCGTGGTGAGACCAAGCTTTCCTTCGCTAACCGCACTGGAGTGACGCGTGCAACATTATATAAAATCCTTGAAGGTAAGGTGAATAATGTTCAGCACTCAACTGTAACCCGTATTGCCGATTTCTTTGGTGTCCCTTGTGACATAATAGAAAACAGTGATTTAGAAAATATTGAATTAATTGAAAAAACGTTATCTCCCGAAGGGGATAAAAACCCCGCAGCCATTCCTGTTATTCCCCAATCAGAAATTATGCTGTGCTTTGAACATAGAATTGGCTCTCTTGTTACCCAATATCCCGTGACTTGGTATTTTGGTGATGTATCAAACATGATTGCATTGCGGGTTGAAAAGAATATGAATAATATTTTCTTTCCCGGTGATATTTTGATCATCAGGCGCAAAGTTTTCCCCTCAAGCAAACAGATTGCTTTGTTCTACTCAAAAGAAAAAGGGATTTATTTTAAACAGAATAATCAGGCAGTTAATGAAATGCCCCAAGCTGGTGAAAGGTTATTAGGTGCCGTGATTGAAGAGAGAATACAATCGAATTAA